From Leopardus geoffroyi isolate Oge1 chromosome B4, O.geoffroyi_Oge1_pat1.0, whole genome shotgun sequence, a single genomic window includes:
- the LOC123590539 gene encoding olfactory receptor 11A1-like, with translation MRKQSSGDSENQTTWLILVGFGELQHLGFLPFTFFLAIYVVTVGGNALIVLAVASSRTLHTPMYFFLCHFSLLEIGYTSNIMPQLLQSFLKGREAISLVSCLVQFYMFASLAAVECLLLSAMSYDRYLAICHPLRYPVLMSTWLCGCLAAGVWVSGFSFSAFTLALAAPLTLCPGNREIDHYFCDFAPVVGLFCGDVGVMWAAGVSISGFLTLVPFLLIVASYAFILRTVLQIPSGHGRQKAFSTCSSHLSVVGVYYGTLIVVYVAPTDHMAPLLRKAFSVLYTVFTPMVNPIIYSLKNQEVKGALHRLWGQLIPSDTPLRGNRTASDFFLDSSLAPYSKSRGLETTVKR, from the coding sequence ATGAGGAAGCAGTCCAGTGGTGATAGTGAAAACCAGACCACCTGGCTGATCCTGGTTGGCTTTGGGGAGCTGCAACACCTGGGCTTCCTCCCCTTCACCTTCTTTTTAGCCATCTATGTGGTAACAGTTGGGGGCAACGCCCTCATCGTGCTGGCTGTGGCCTCCAGTCGGACACTccacacacccatgtacttcttcctctgcCACTTCTCCTTGCTGGAGATTGGCTACACCTCCAACATCATGCCTCAGCTGCTGCAGAGCTTCCtgaaagggagggaggccatCTCACTGGTCAGCTGTCTGGTCCAGTTCTACATGTTTGCCTCGCTGGCTGCAGTTGAGTGCCTCCTGCTATCTGCTATGTCCTATGACCGTTACCTGGCCATCTGCCACCCGCTTCGCTACCCTGTCCTGATGAGCACATGGTTGTGTGGCTGCCTGGCTGCTGGAGTCTGGGTCagtggattttctttctctgccttcactCTGGCCCTGGCAGCCCCTCTGACCCTCTGCCCTGGCAACAGGGAGATCGACCACTACTTCTGTGACTTTGCTCCAGTTGTAGGGCTGTTCTGTGGAGATGTGGGGGTTATGTGGGCAGCTGGAGTGAGCATCTCAGGCTTTCTGACACTGGTCCCCTTCCTGTTGATCGTGGCATCCTATGCCTTCATCTTAAGGACTGTGCTGCAAATACCTTCAGGCCATGGTAGACAGAAAGCTTTCTCCACCTGTTCCTCCCACCTCAGTGTGGTCGGGGTGTATTATGGCACTCTCATTGTGGTCTATGTAGCCCCAACAGACCACATGGCCCCCTTGCTCCGAAAGGCCTTCTCTGTCCTCTACACTGTATTCACCCCTATGGTCAACCCCATTATTTACAGCCTCAAGAACCAAGAGGTAAAGGGGGCCCTTCATAGGCTCTGGGGACAGCTCATCCCAAGTGATACCCCACTGAGGGGGAATAGGACAGCTAGCGACTTCTTCCTGGATTCCAGCTTAGCCCCCTACTCAAAGTCTAGAGGACTAGAGACCACAGTGAAAAGATGA